In one Mucilaginibacter ginsenosidivorax genomic region, the following are encoded:
- a CDS encoding DUF4249 domain-containing protein: protein MMKRILYILFVLMGAMACKKQITIAPSAKVTSYLVVDGNISLGDSTTITLRRTVNLDSNAKANPELGAVVTVESAGGASYKLTGKGNGTYVSAPLNLSANEKYSLKITTLNGGKYASDFVPVKNSPPIDSVRTDITSNGLQIGVDTHDATNNSKYYRWEYTETYQIQSAFRSLITVVQNPSAPPPDFQYPRTGDQVIYNCWVSDTSNTIITTTTAKLSADKVNNAPIALVRANSEKFRFRYSILVKQYAITSDAFNYFELLKKNTEQIGGIFDPQPSELTGNMHCISNPNEPVIGYVTVGQVTQKRIFVDKASLPANWVAETPYGGCHLDTLLYARKVTTTIPTIPPIYVAEVHDLIYSGIELTVDYAPGGYTASSPICVDCTLRGTNKKPSFWK from the coding sequence ATGATGAAAAGGATACTATACATACTGTTTGTATTGATGGGTGCAATGGCCTGTAAAAAGCAGATTACAATTGCGCCCTCGGCCAAAGTAACCAGCTATTTGGTGGTTGATGGCAATATCTCGTTGGGCGATTCTACCACCATAACCTTACGCCGTACAGTTAACCTGGATAGTAACGCGAAAGCCAACCCCGAATTGGGCGCTGTGGTAACCGTTGAAAGCGCCGGGGGCGCAAGCTATAAATTAACCGGCAAAGGTAACGGGACTTATGTATCAGCACCTTTAAACTTATCTGCCAACGAAAAATACAGCCTTAAAATTACCACGTTAAATGGCGGTAAATATGCTTCAGATTTTGTGCCGGTAAAAAACTCGCCGCCAATTGACAGTGTGAGGACTGACATAACCAGTAACGGCTTGCAAATTGGTGTTGATACACATGACGCAACCAATAACAGTAAATATTACAGGTGGGAGTATACGGAGACCTACCAGATCCAAAGTGCGTTTAGATCGTTAATTACAGTTGTTCAAAACCCTTCGGCGCCGCCACCGGATTTTCAATACCCCCGAACCGGCGACCAGGTTATATACAATTGCTGGGTAAGCGATACCTCCAATACCATAATTACCACTACAACGGCTAAACTGTCGGCAGATAAAGTAAATAATGCACCAATAGCGCTGGTTCGTGCTAACTCGGAAAAGTTTCGGTTCAGGTACAGCATCCTTGTAAAACAATACGCAATTACGTCAGATGCATTCAATTATTTTGAACTTCTGAAGAAAAATACAGAACAGATTGGCGGAATTTTTGACCCGCAGCCATCAGAACTAACAGGTAACATGCATTGCATCAGTAACCCTAACGAGCCCGTTATCGGTTATGTTACTGTAGGACAAGTAACGCAAAAACGAATTTTTGTTGATAAAGCCAGCCTGCCGGCGAACTGGGTGGCCGAGACTCCATATGGTGGTTGCCATTTGGATACGCTATTATATGCACGAAAAGTTACCACCACCATTCCAACCATCCCGCCTATATATGTTGCCGAGGTACACGACCTCATTTATTCGGGCATAGAATTGACAGTTGATTACGCGCCGGGGGGGTACACGGCATCATCGCCTATTTGCGTGGACTGTACCTTACGCGGAACAAATAAAAAACCATCATTTTGGAAATAA